The following are encoded in a window of Methylocystis rosea genomic DNA:
- a CDS encoding glutathione S-transferase family protein, translated as MLLYNTPLAPNPRRVRIFLAEKNVTIPIRDVNLMTHEHKQESYAAVNALAEVPALVLDDGATLTESVAICRYIESLYPEPPLFGRNARDQAFVEMWQRRVEFRLFTPVGLAFRHSHPALAKLESPQLPQLAEHQRPRAQQMMRFLDGELAARRFIASDDFTIADITAIVAMDLTKLARVEIPKDLPHLSRWRADVSARPSVVP; from the coding sequence ATGCTGCTTTACAATACGCCGCTGGCGCCCAATCCCAGACGCGTCCGCATTTTTCTGGCTGAGAAAAACGTCACGATTCCCATTCGCGACGTCAACCTCATGACGCATGAGCACAAGCAGGAGTCCTATGCGGCGGTCAATGCGCTGGCGGAGGTTCCGGCGCTCGTTCTCGACGATGGCGCGACGCTCACAGAGTCGGTGGCCATCTGCCGCTACATCGAGTCGCTATATCCGGAGCCGCCGCTCTTCGGGCGGAACGCGCGCGATCAGGCCTTTGTCGAGATGTGGCAGCGCCGGGTGGAATTCCGCCTGTTCACGCCAGTCGGACTCGCGTTTCGTCATAGCCATCCGGCGCTCGCGAAACTCGAGTCCCCGCAGCTCCCGCAATTGGCCGAGCATCAGCGGCCGCGCGCGCAACAGATGATGCGCTTTCTCGATGGCGAACTCGCCGCGCGGCGCTTCATCGCCTCGGACGACTTCACCATCGCCGACATCACCGCGATTGTGGCCATGGATCTGACGAAGCTCGCGCGGGTCGAGATTCCCAAAGACCTGCCGCATCTTTCGCGCTGGCGCGCGGACGTCTCGGCGCGTCCGAGCGTCGTTCCCTGA
- a CDS encoding L,D-transpeptidase — protein MSFRYVTAASALLAVFLAGCNGGTPLPDPRLNGRDAEFMALAPKAGVSSQYERYLVDYKTNEPVGSIIVDNRSKFLYYVLPGGKAVRYGVATGQDAMAFTGRAYVGGMQEWPRWIPPKDMLERWPHLQPTADAGGLPGGPDNPLGSRALYLYQNGRDTLYRIHGTNEPDKIGQAVSSGCIRMRDIDAIDLYNRVKVGTKVVVL, from the coding sequence ATGAGTTTCAGATATGTGACAGCGGCGTCAGCGCTTCTCGCTGTCTTTTTGGCGGGTTGCAACGGGGGGACGCCTCTTCCCGATCCGAGGCTTAACGGCCGCGACGCTGAATTCATGGCGCTTGCTCCCAAGGCCGGGGTGAGTTCGCAATATGAACGCTACCTCGTCGATTATAAGACGAATGAGCCCGTCGGTTCGATCATCGTCGATAACCGCTCGAAATTTCTTTACTATGTCTTGCCGGGCGGAAAGGCCGTGCGCTACGGCGTCGCCACCGGTCAGGACGCGATGGCCTTCACCGGCCGGGCCTATGTCGGCGGCATGCAGGAATGGCCGCGGTGGATCCCGCCAAAAGACATGCTCGAGCGTTGGCCGCATCTCCAGCCGACGGCGGACGCCGGCGGTCTGCCGGGCGGTCCCGACAATCCGCTCGGCTCGCGCGCGCTCTACCTCTATCAGAACGGCAGGGATACGCTCTATCGTATCCATGGCACCAATGAGCCGGACAAGATCGGACAGGCCGTATCCTCGGGCTGCATCCGCATGCGCGACATCGATGCGATCGATCTTTACAACCGCGTGAAGGTCGGCACCAAGGTCGTCGTCCTCTAA
- a CDS encoding TonB-dependent receptor, which yields MRKSVLVGAAAGGAVVGIFSSVASALAQQALPPIEVGSVSPIKRAKIVSAPQTPPAPGGRNRSVAGPSGAEPREPAVAPQGVLPIVADQFATVTVVTNEELRRSPGATLGDVLFAKPGVTGSTFAPGAASRPIVRGLDNYRVRIQENGVSNSGVSELGEDHAVPLDPVAASQVEVVRGPATLRWGSQAIGGVVNVENNRIPTALPCRLAFIPTAETEGCSVIETRGAVMTVDNGLENATLLDVGRGNVAFHMDVHGRRSSDYLIPGYPYLFLPDPPPPVFGRQPNSSMRSAGGSVGGSYFFDGGFVGVAVTQFNSRYRIPGIEPTETNTRIELRQTRVTTKGEFRPQSAYIEAVRFWAGLTDYKHHELANEGGFDGVQQTFTNKDLEARVETQLRPVDLSFATLTSAFGVQGMHQILTSPGREGGLFDPNRTRSVAGYWFNEFRLTDTSRMQLAGRIEHATVSGAFPELLVSGAFPEPLADPALQVARMRNFTPKSGAFGFLQDLPQGVVASLTAQYVERAPRAPELFSRGIHEATGTFDIGNPNLRIEGAKTIEIGLRRPVGPFRFEATAYLTRFDGFIFRNLTGAVCEEDIASCALEGEGDLREAIYSQRNALFRGGEFQSQLDVAPLAGGVFGAEQQFDVVRATFVGGGNVPRIPPVRLGGGLFWRDSNWLLRINFLHAFAQRNIDLTNETPTKGYNLLKAEISYRMLLDPGDPLSRELRLGLVGDNLLNEDIRNSVSFRKDEVLLPGANLRFFANARF from the coding sequence ATGAGGAAGAGCGTTTTGGTCGGCGCAGCGGCCGGCGGCGCCGTCGTCGGGATTTTCAGCAGCGTTGCGAGCGCCTTGGCTCAGCAGGCCTTGCCGCCGATTGAAGTCGGCTCCGTGAGTCCGATCAAGCGCGCCAAGATCGTCTCCGCGCCACAGACTCCCCCAGCGCCCGGCGGGCGCAACCGCAGCGTCGCCGGCCCGAGCGGAGCCGAGCCGCGCGAACCGGCCGTGGCGCCGCAAGGCGTCCTTCCCATCGTCGCCGATCAGTTCGCGACGGTCACGGTCGTCACCAATGAAGAGCTGCGGCGCTCGCCGGGCGCGACGCTTGGCGACGTGCTCTTCGCCAAGCCGGGCGTCACTGGATCGACCTTCGCGCCCGGCGCGGCGAGCCGTCCCATCGTGCGCGGCCTCGACAACTATCGGGTGCGCATCCAGGAAAATGGCGTCAGCAACAGCGGCGTCTCGGAGCTTGGCGAGGACCACGCCGTACCGCTCGATCCCGTCGCCGCGAGCCAGGTCGAGGTGGTGCGCGGCCCCGCGACGCTGCGCTGGGGGTCGCAAGCGATCGGCGGCGTCGTCAACGTCGAAAACAACCGCATTCCCACGGCCTTGCCGTGTCGTCTTGCGTTCATCCCGACGGCCGAGACGGAGGGTTGCTCGGTCATCGAGACTCGCGGCGCGGTGATGACCGTCGACAATGGGTTGGAAAACGCGACGCTGCTCGACGTTGGCCGAGGCAATGTCGCCTTCCACATGGATGTCCATGGCCGCCGCAGCAGCGACTACCTTATTCCCGGCTATCCTTATCTTTTTCTGCCGGATCCGCCGCCGCCGGTGTTCGGACGCCAGCCCAATTCGTCAATGCGCTCGGCCGGCGGTTCGGTCGGCGGCTCCTATTTCTTCGACGGCGGCTTCGTCGGCGTCGCGGTGACGCAGTTCAACTCGCGCTATCGCATCCCCGGCATCGAGCCGACGGAGACCAATACGCGCATCGAACTTCGCCAGACGCGCGTGACGACCAAGGGCGAGTTCCGTCCGCAGTCGGCCTATATCGAAGCGGTCCGCTTCTGGGCGGGTCTGACCGACTACAAGCACCATGAACTCGCCAATGAGGGGGGCTTCGACGGCGTTCAGCAGACCTTCACCAACAAGGATCTCGAGGCGCGGGTCGAAACGCAGCTTCGCCCGGTCGATTTGTCCTTCGCGACTCTGACCAGCGCCTTCGGCGTGCAGGGCATGCATCAGATCCTGACCTCGCCCGGACGCGAGGGCGGGCTCTTCGACCCCAATCGGACGCGAAGCGTCGCCGGCTATTGGTTCAATGAATTCAGACTGACCGACACGTCGAGAATGCAGCTGGCCGGACGCATCGAACACGCGACCGTCTCCGGCGCATTTCCCGAACTCCTGGTCTCCGGCGCTTTTCCCGAACCCCTCGCTGATCCGGCGCTGCAAGTCGCCCGCATGAGAAATTTCACGCCAAAGAGCGGGGCCTTTGGGTTCCTCCAGGATCTGCCGCAAGGCGTCGTCGCCAGCCTGACCGCCCAATATGTCGAACGCGCGCCGCGCGCGCCCGAGCTCTTTTCGCGCGGGATCCATGAAGCGACGGGGACGTTCGACATCGGCAATCCGAATCTTCGAATTGAAGGGGCGAAGACCATCGAAATCGGCCTGCGCCGCCCAGTCGGTCCATTCCGTTTCGAGGCGACAGCCTACCTCACGCGCTTCGATGGATTTATCTTTCGCAATCTCACCGGCGCGGTCTGCGAGGAAGACATTGCGAGCTGCGCCTTGGAAGGCGAGGGCGATCTGCGCGAGGCGATCTATTCGCAGCGCAATGCGCTCTTCCGGGGCGGCGAGTTTCAAAGCCAACTCGACGTCGCGCCGCTGGCAGGCGGCGTTTTTGGGGCGGAGCAGCAGTTTGACGTGGTGCGGGCGACATTCGTGGGCGGCGGCAACGTCCCCCGCATCCCGCCCGTTCGGCTCGGCGGCGGATTGTTCTGGCGAGATTCGAATTGGCTGCTGCGGATCAATTTTTTGCACGCCTTCGCGCAGCGCAACATCGACCTGACCAATGAAACGCCAACGAAGGGCTATAATCTGCTGAAGGCCGAAATCAGCTACCGCATGCTGCTCGATCCGGGCGATCCGCTGAGCCGCGAATTGCGGCTGGGACTCGTCGGCGACAATCTCCTCAACGAGGACATCCGCAACAGCGTCTCTTTCCGCAAGGATGAGGTGCTGCTCCCGGGCGCGAATCTGCGGTTTTTCGCGAATGCGCGGTTTTGA
- a CDS encoding uracil-DNA glycosylase family protein, producing MRRVSGRKLDEITARIRACRVCAETPEGVKLPHEPRPVLRVSPTARLLLGSQAPGNLVNQTGIPFNDPSGDRLRDWMGVDRETFYDVSSIAIVPMGFCFPGYDAAGGDLPPRPECRPRWHDGLFAALPRIETIVAIGRYAQDYHFARLGHALPRGASVAEIVARWREFQNAKPLIFPLPHPSWRNIGWLKRNPWFEAEVLPALRREVARLIKT from the coding sequence ATGCGGCGCGTGTCGGGCAGGAAACTCGATGAGATCACGGCGCGCATCCGCGCCTGCCGCGTCTGCGCCGAAACGCCCGAGGGCGTAAAGCTGCCGCATGAGCCGCGCCCGGTGTTGCGCGTCTCGCCCACCGCCCGGCTTCTCCTGGGAAGCCAGGCGCCTGGTAATCTCGTCAATCAGACGGGAATTCCCTTCAACGATCCTTCCGGCGATCGGCTGCGCGACTGGATGGGCGTCGATCGCGAGACCTTCTATGACGTCTCAAGTATCGCCATCGTGCCCATGGGCTTTTGCTTTCCGGGTTACGACGCCGCCGGCGGCGACCTGCCGCCGCGCCCCGAGTGTCGCCCGCGCTGGCACGACGGGCTATTCGCAGCGCTGCCGCGGATCGAGACGATCGTCGCGATTGGCAGATATGCGCAGGACTATCATTTCGCGCGTCTCGGCCATGCGCTGCCGAGGGGCGCGAGCGTCGCAGAGATCGTCGCGCGCTGGCGCGAGTTTCAGAACGCGAAACCTCTGATCTTTCCCCTCCCCCATCCATCCTGGCGCAATATCGGCTGGCTGAAACGCAATCCATGGTTCGAAGCCGAGGTCTTGCCGGCGCTGCGCCGAGAAGTCGCGCGGCTGATCAAAACGTGA
- a CDS encoding histone deacetylase family protein, whose product MGPGHPEAPERLRAIQRGLEHARFASLTRMNAPEAHAESLQRVHPQSYLAALERAAPHEGYSALDSDTLMCPQTIEAVWRAAGGAVAAVDEVMSGRADNVFVAVRPPGHHAGAHNPMGFCFVNNVAVAARHALAAHGAERVAIVDFDVHHGNGTQEIFWADDKVLFCSTHQAPFYPGTGGRNETGNHDNIVNAPLLAGSTGDAFGEALADRILPRVRDFAPDLILISAGFDAHERDPLGGLRLRETDFGDATKRLMDIADRRCGGRIVSMLEGGYDVDALSRSVNAHVLALMGVAEDGGV is encoded by the coding sequence ATGGGTCCGGGCCATCCTGAAGCGCCGGAACGGTTGCGGGCGATCCAGCGCGGATTGGAGCACGCGCGATTCGCGTCCCTGACCCGGATGAATGCGCCCGAAGCGCATGCGGAATCCCTGCAACGCGTCCATCCGCAATCCTATCTTGCCGCCCTCGAGCGCGCCGCGCCGCACGAAGGCTATTCGGCGCTCGATAGCGATACGCTGATGTGTCCGCAAACGATCGAAGCGGTGTGGCGCGCCGCCGGCGGCGCCGTCGCGGCAGTGGACGAAGTCATGTCGGGACGCGCCGACAACGTCTTCGTCGCCGTCCGCCCGCCAGGGCATCACGCCGGCGCGCACAATCCGATGGGGTTTTGCTTCGTCAATAATGTCGCCGTGGCCGCGCGCCACGCGCTGGCGGCGCATGGGGCGGAACGGGTGGCGATCGTCGACTTCGACGTCCATCACGGCAATGGCACGCAAGAGATTTTCTGGGCCGACGACAAGGTGCTGTTCTGCTCGACGCATCAGGCGCCCTTTTATCCAGGCACGGGCGGGCGCAACGAAACCGGCAACCATGACAACATCGTCAATGCGCCGCTCCTCGCCGGTTCGACCGGGGACGCCTTTGGCGAAGCGCTCGCCGACCGAATCCTGCCGCGGGTGCGCGATTTCGCGCCAGATCTGATCCTGATTTCAGCGGGCTTCGACGCCCATGAGCGGGATCCGCTCGGCGGCCTGCGGCTCCGCGAGACGGACTTCGGCGATGCGACCAAACGGCTGATGGACATCGCCGACCGTCGTTGCGGCGGCCGCATCGTCTCAATGCTCGAAGGCGGCTATGACGTCGACGCTCTCAGCCGCAGCGTCAACGCGCATGTGCTGGCGCTCATGGGCGTTGCGGAAGACGGCGGCGTCTAA
- the queC gene encoding 7-cyano-7-deazaguanine synthase QueC yields the protein MTNDLPTQPAAALVLFSGGQDSTTCLAWALSRFERVETVGFDYGQRHRVELSRRAGLRDGLIRLSPLWAERLGEDRTISIEALGAISETALTRHAEIAFAADGLPNTFVPGRNLLFLTFAAALAYRRGVADLVGGMCETDYSGYPDCRDQTIRAMAQALSLGMDRSIAIHTPLMWIDKAATWRLAESLGGEALVRLIVEETHTCYLGERGRRFDWGYGCGECPACKLRAHGWENYRAGQTSAAAETF from the coding sequence ATGACGAACGATCTCCCGACTCAACCTGCCGCCGCGCTCGTGCTGTTTTCCGGCGGGCAGGATTCCACGACCTGCCTCGCCTGGGCGCTGTCGCGCTTCGAGCGCGTCGAGACGGTCGGATTCGATTACGGCCAGCGCCACCGCGTCGAGCTCTCGCGCCGCGCGGGGCTACGCGACGGCCTTATTCGCCTCTCGCCGCTTTGGGCCGAGCGGCTCGGCGAAGATCGCACGATTTCGATCGAAGCGCTCGGCGCGATTTCCGAGACGGCGTTGACGCGCCACGCGGAGATCGCCTTCGCCGCCGACGGGCTTCCCAACACATTCGTTCCGGGGCGCAATCTGCTGTTTCTGACCTTCGCCGCGGCGCTCGCCTATCGCCGCGGCGTCGCCGATCTCGTCGGCGGCATGTGCGAGACCGACTATTCGGGCTATCCCGATTGCCGCGACCAGACGATCCGCGCCATGGCGCAGGCGCTCAGTCTCGGCATGGACCGCAGCATCGCCATCCATACGCCGCTGATGTGGATCGACAAGGCGGCGACCTGGCGACTGGCGGAATCGCTCGGCGGCGAAGCGCTGGTGCGGCTCATCGTCGAAGAAACCCACACCTGCTATCTCGGCGAGAGGGGCCGCCGCTTCGACTGGGGCTATGGCTGCGGCGAATGCCCCGCCTGCAAGCTGCGCGCGCATGGCTGGGAGAACTATCGCGCCGGACAGACGAGCGCGGCGGCCGAGACCTTCTGA
- the ykgO gene encoding type B 50S ribosomal protein L36, whose translation MKVRNSLKSLRSRHRANQIVRRKGRVYIINKVQKRYKARQG comes from the coding sequence ATGAAAGTCCGCAACTCTTTGAAATCTCTGCGTTCGCGCCATCGCGCCAACCAGATCGTGCGCCGCAAAGGCCGCGTCTACATCATCAACAAGGTCCAAAAGCGCTATAAGGCTCGCCAAGGCTGA